The following are from one region of the Micromonas commoda chromosome 12, complete sequence genome:
- a CDS encoding predicted protein (Encodes a protein with hydroxyproline-rich glycoprotein (HRGP) motifs.), with amino-acid sequence MGKGSKTLAPGDAYRREQKKKQLAKNKAARKEAREDALQKSDIGSLRAELKRLQAEKSMNTEMARDKEQRMKQLENGIKWHEEQRKANAGKTPAPAPAVPKVKGIGALKGLEVVVAGSTGSRGLGLGTFRPQDSVYYHPTLNPTGRPPAGKPQKYKAASEYHDEEEAGADEEEEYEYQELDLVVQGEGPLLPPPGAPATLPPPPGPPPGAPPGPPPGPPPGPPPGPPPGPPPGGAPGPPPGPPPGPPPGPPPGPPPGSPPSDDEVPLPPPPGPPPGVEDEMPPVPPPPPASAHLLPTPGPPGMAPQPQMVQMVPVRMVPVPVAPQSPPPPRFRQVTSAPPIPNPNNPVRSALPRSVAAAAFTRAAAPTVQKLVPAQHNPALKALVPASVRIQRQKEVVPPSKRQRVLNAAPAKQPAPEEKSGKAAEDDQYLGFLDEVAHLGAFEG; translated from the exons ATGGGGAAG GGGAGCAAGACTTTagcccccggcgacgcctaCCGCAGAGAGCAGAAGAAGAAACAGCTCGCCAAGAACAAGGCTGCGCGTAAGGAAGCTCGCGAGGATGCTCTGCAAAAGTCGGATATCGGAAGCCTTCGAGCGGAGCTAAAGAGGCTCCAGGCTGAGAAAAGCATGAACACAGAGATGGCGCGGGATAAGGAGCAACGCATGAAGCAGCTCGAGAATGGGATCAAATGGCACGAGGAGCAGCGCAAGGCGAACGCGGGGAAAACACCAGCGCCAGCACCCGCCGTGCCCAAGGTGAAGGGTATCGGGGCCCTGAAGGGACTGGAGGTTGTCGTCGCAGGCAGCACAGGCAGCAGAGGGCTTGGATTGGGAACGTTCAGGCCACAGGACTCCGTCTACTATCACCCGACGCTCAATCCGACTGGGAGGCCCCCCGCAGGTAAGCCGCAGAAATACAAGGCGGCATCTGAGTACcatgacgaggaggaagcggGCGCTGACGAGGAAGAAGAGTACGAGTACCAGGAGTTGGACCTGGTGGTGCAGGGTGAGGGTCCGCTCTTGCCGCCGCCAGGGGCGCCAGCGACGCTGCCCCCACCTCCAGGTCCACCCCCCGGGGCACCGCCGGGGCCGCCCCCCGGGCCGCCCCCCGGGCCGCCCCCTGGGCCGCCCCCTGGACCGCCCCCTGGAGGTGCACCCGGTCCTCCGCCCGGTCCTCCGCCCGGTCCTCCGCCTGGTCCCCCGCCCGGACCGCCTCCGGGCTCGCCTCCGTCAGACGACGAGGTCCCGTTGCCGCCCCCTCCCGGACCACCCCCCGGGGTGGAAGATGAGATGCCTCCGgtccctcctcccccgccggcgagcgcccacCTGCTTCCTACCCCCGGACCGCCGGGAATGGCGCCGCAACCTCAGATGGTCCAGATGGTCCCCGTCCGGATGGTTCCCGTGCCTGTGGCTCCCCAATCGccaccacccccgcggtTCAGGCAggtcacgtccgcgccgcctaTTCCAAATCCGAACAATCCGGTAAGGTCCGCTCTGCCCCGCTCggttgcggcggcggcgttcactcgcgcggcggcgccgactgTCCAGAAGCTGGTGCCGGCGCAGCACAATCCagcgctcaaggcgctcgtGCCTGCTTCGGTCCGGATCCAGCGGCAGAAAGAGGTGGTACCACCATCGAAACGACAGCGGGTCCTAAACGCCGCGCCAGCGAAGCAACCGGCGCCCGAGGAAAAGAGTGGAAAGGCGGCTGAGGATGACCAATATCTCGGTTTCCTGGATGAGGTCGCACATCTCGGTGCGTTCGAAGGTTGA